A region from the Ciconia boyciana unplaced genomic scaffold, ASM3463844v1 HiC_scaffold_39, whole genome shotgun sequence genome encodes:
- the LOC140645860 gene encoding olfactory receptor 14A16-like has protein sequence MTMPHAQRQQMSNSSSITQFLLLAFADTRELQLLHFWLFLGIYLAALLGNGLIITAVASNHRLHTPMYFFVLNLSLLDLGSVSTTVPKAMANSLWDTRAISYAGCAAQVFLFVFFISAEYCLLTIMAYDRYVAICKPLHYGTLLGSRACVNMAAAAWSSGFLYAVLHMANTFSIPFCQGNAVDQFFCEIPQILKLSCSDSYLSEAGLLLVSACLAFGCFVFIVLSYVQIFRAVLRIPSEQGQHKAFSTCLPHLAVVLLFLITAMFAYLKPPSISSPSLDLMMAVLYSVVPPAVNPLIYSMRNQELKDAVWILIMEFFLKLEPSST, from the coding sequence ATGACAATGCCCCATGCCCAGAGGCAGCAGatgtccaacagcagctccatcacCCAGTTCCTCCTCTTGGCATTTGCAGACAcgcgggagctgcagctcttgcacttctggctcttcctgggcatctacctggctgccctcctcGGCAACGGCCTCATCATCACTGCTGTAGCCAGCAACCACCGactccacacccccatgtacttcttcgTCCTGAACCTCTCTCTCCTCGACCTGGGCTCCGTCTCCACCACTGTCCCTAAAGCCATGGCCAATTCCctgtgggacaccagggccATCTCCTACGCAGGATGTGCTGCCCAggtctttctgtttgtctttttcatttcagcagagtATTGTCTTCTCACCATCATGGCCTATGACCGCTAcgttgccatctgcaaacccctGCACTATGGGACCCTtctgggcagcagagcctgtgtcaacatggcagcagctgcctggagcagTGGTTTCCTCTATGCTGTGCTGCACATGGCCAATACATTTTCCATACCCTTCTGCCAAGGCAATGCTgtggaccagttcttctgtgaaatccctcagatcctcaagctctcctgctcagacTCCTACCTCAGCGAGGCTGGGCTGCTTCTGGTTAGTGCCTGTTTAGcatttgggtgttttgttttcattgtgctgtcctatgtgcagatcttcagggctgtgctgaggatcccctctgagcagggacagcacaaagccttttccacgtGCCTCCCTCACTTGGCTGTAGTCTTGTTGTTTTTGATCACTGCCATGTTTGCCTACCTGAAGCCTCCATccatctcctctccatccctggacCTGATGATGGCAGTTCTGTACTCGGTGGTTCCTCCAGCAGTgaaccccctcatctacagcatgaggaaccaggagctcaaggatgcagTGTGGATACTGATAATGGAGTTTTTTCTGAAGCTAGAACCTTCTTCTACATAG
- the LOC140645840 gene encoding olfactory receptor 14J1-like — protein MSNSSTITQFLLLAFLDTRELQLLHFWLFLGIYLAALLGNGLIITVIACNHHLHTPMYFFLLNLSVLDLGSISTTVPKSMANSLWGTRAISYAGCAVQVFFFLFLITAEFYLLTVMAYDRYVAICKPLHYGTLLGSRACIHMAAAAWGSGFLNSVLQTVNTFSIPLCQGNALDQFFCEVPQILKLSCSRSYLRKVGLIVTSFVLALGCFVFIVLSYVQIFRAVLRIPSEQGRHKAFSTCIPHLAVVSLLVSTGMVAYLKPPSISSPSLDLVVAVLYSVVPPAVNPLIYSMRNQELKDALRKQIQWFHLQQQ, from the coding sequence ATGTCCAACAGCAGCACCATcacccagttcctcctcctggcgTTTCTGGACACCcgagagctgcagctcttgcacttctggctcttcctgggcatctacctggctgccctcctgggcaacggCCTCATCATCACAGTCATAGCCTGCAACCACCATCTCCACACtcccatgtacttcttcctcctcaacctctCTGTTCTTgacctgggctccatctccaccactgtTCCCAAATCCATGGCCAATTCCCTGTGGGGCACCAGGGCCATCTCCTATGCAGGATGTGCTGTAcaggtctttttcttcctcttcttgatCACAGCAGAATTTTATCTGCTCACCGTCATGGCCTATGACCGCTACGTGGCCATCTGTAAACCCCTGCACTACGGGACCCTCCTGGGCAGTAGAGCTTGTatccacatggcagcagctgcctggggcagcggGTTTCTCAATTCTGTCCTTCAGACTGTCAATACATTTTCCATACCcctctgccaaggcaatgccctggaccagttcttctgtgaagtgccccagatcctcaagctctcctgctcacgTTCCTACCTCAGGAAAGTTGGGCTTATTGTCACCAGTTTTGTCCTTGCccttgggtgttttgttttcattgtgctgtcgtatgtgcagatcttcagggctgtgctgaggatcccctctgagcagggacggCACAAAGCTTTTTCCACATGCATCCCTCACCTGGCCGTGGTCTCCCTGCTTGTCAGTACTGGCATGGTTGCCTACCTGAagcccccctccatctcctccccatccctggatcTGGTGGTGGCAGTTCTGTACTCAGTGGTGCCTCCAGCAGTgaaccccctcatctacagcatgaggaaccaggagctcaaggatgccctgagaaaacaaattcaaTGGTTTCACCTTCAGCAACAGTAA